Proteins co-encoded in one Colletes latitarsis isolate SP2378_abdomen chromosome 2, iyColLati1, whole genome shotgun sequence genomic window:
- the Su(z)12 gene encoding polycomb protein Su(z)12 isoform X3 yields the protein MPPKKREKELDGQKGPRMDQIQADHELFLQAFEKPTQIYRFLRTRNQISPIFLYRNLTYMKQRMSRSHKSRRGFKIDMILEKLMSKNNQVENPGVRGYMTLTFLGFYDKKAEAPQDPVKVETLLLKICHKKRKDVSSPIMQVSVGTSEVPINPCENQPPPKAPTISIPNESFSLNNGHVAKTYMLLLRVYCTSNTGCLIHNCDLDEPAQKRRKSSTGSIKTGGEEVKLYGSELIVYDKHNRCLLTDGDYELGLQEVQTNVRSSPKKHSSWESVPDIKECGPFEVFSKGPTLKFRLNWTTEPSNGLVDRPAPIHPVPSGDNKENRSGNTSPLNSSRMTTANEKTDTSMGTQQIVYQFLYNNNSRQQTEACEDLHCPWCSLDCGKLYSLLKHLKLCHSRFTFTYVPIPQGARIDVAINECYDGSYAGSPHELISQPSSVAFSRTGPTRRTSVTNILVCRPKRTKPSLSEFLELDENEFESQRPYITGHNRLYHHTVTCLPIYPKEMDIDSEGENDPKWLQTKTMMMIDDFTDVNEGEKELMKMWNLHVMKYGYVGDCQIPLACQMFLETKGKELLMKNLYRNFVLHMCSLFDFGLISPVILYQTIQKLQEIMKEGGEDSDIRKVLQKSHEAQVEKWINSGCHASSDTNKQISTSTKVNFNIDGTSSNARRKTSLPLGSPNSQSVKTTVSIHNNVSKHASMITTSSNKTVNHNNAIQSSINKNSGTFTSIQSSTNKTASTVCVTNTISSKTSTMVSMSNGVSNQNEIGQRQISDIPTRRKSTNSIVHVSESTTPLRRKSMASESASTEYHRRKLVLDTIPNNGNTH from the exons ATGCCGCCGAAAAAGCGGGAGAAAGAATTAGATGGCCAGAAGGGTCCTCGGATGGATCAAATACAAGCAGATCATGAGCTATTCCTACAGGCCTTCGAAA AACCAACCCAAATTTATCGATTTCTACGTACAAGAAACCAAATTTCA CCAATATTTCTATATAGAAATTTAACTTACATGAAGCAACGTATGTCTAGAAGCCATAAATCTCGACGGGGATTTAAAATTGACATGATATTGGAAAAATTAATGTCAAAAAATAATCAAGTGGAGAATCCAGGTGTCCGTGGATATATGACTCTTACTTTTCTAGGTTTTTATGATAAAAAag CTGAAGCACCACAGGATCCTGTAAAAGTAGAAAcattattattgaaaatttgTCATAAGAAACGAAAGGATGTGAGTTCGCCAATTATGCAG GTTTCTGTTGGTACAAGTGAAGTTCCAATTAATCCCTGTGAAAATCAACCTCCACCAAAAGCACCTACTATATCCATACCTAATGAGTCCTTCAGCTTAAACAATGGCCATGTAGCAAAGACTTATATGCTGTTACTTAGAGTTTATTGTACATCCAATACTGGCTGCCTTATACATAACTGTGATTTAGATG AACCAGCTCAGAAGCGTCGTAAATCCTCCACtggttcaattaaaactggagggGAAGAAGTAAAATTGTATGGTTCTGAACTCATAGTGTACGATAAACATAATCGATGTTTATTAACAGACGGAGATTATGAATTAGGTTTACAGGAAGTACAAACCAATGTTCGATCTAGCCCAAAGAAACACAGCTCTTGGGAGTCTGTACCTGACATCAAAGAATGTGGTCCTTTTGAAGTATTCAGCAAAGGACCAACATTAAAATTTAGACTTAATTGGACAACTGAACCAAGTAATGGTTTGGTAGATAGACCAGCTCCAATACATCCAGTACCAAGTGGTGATAACAAAGAAAATCGATCTGGAAACA CTAGTCCACTTAATTCTTCAAGAATGACAACAGCTAATGAAAAGACAGACACTTCAATGGGTACACAGCAAATAGTTTATCAATttctatataataataatagtcgTCAACAAACGGAAGCCTGTGAAGATTTACATTGTCCTTGGTGCTCTTTAGACTGTGGCAAACTTTATTCTCTTTTAAAGCACTTAAAATTATGTCATTCACGGTTTACATTCACGTATGTG CCGATTCCACAAGGTGCTCGTATAGATGTAGCAATAAACGAATGCTATGATGGTTCATATGCAGGTAGTCCACATGAATTGATTTCACAACCTTCTAGTGTAGCTTTCTCAAGGACAGGTCCAACAAGGCGCACAagtgtgacaaatattttagtatGTCGCCCAAAAAGGACTAAACCAAGCCTTTCTGAGTTTCTGGAACTTGATGAAAATGAGTTTGAAAGCCAAAGACCTTACATTACAGGACACAATAG GTTGTATCACCATACTGTCACGTGTTTACCCATATATCCAAAAGAAATGGATATAGATTCCGAAGGCGAGAACGATCCAAAGTGGTTGCAAACAAAAACAATGATGATGATTGACGATTTCACAGATGTGAACGAAGGAGAAAAAGAATTAATGAAAATGTGGAATCTACATGTCATGAAATATGGCTATGTAGGAGACTGTCAAATACCACTGGCGTGTCAGATGTTTCTAGAAACTAAAGGAAAGGAATTGCTCATGAAAAATTTATATCGTAATTTTGTTTTGCATATGTGCAGTTTGTTTGATTTTGGTCTGATCAGTCCAgtaattttatatcaaacaattCAAAAATTACAAGAGATTATGAAAGAAGGAGGCGAAGACAGTgatattcgaaaagttttacAAAAATCTCATGAAGCACAAGTTGAGAAATGGATTAATTCAGGTTGTCATGCATCTTCAGATACTAATAAGCAAATTAGTACAAGTACTAAAGTGAATTTTAATATCGATGGAACAAGTTCCAATGCAAGACGAAAAACTTCTTTACCGCTTGGTTCACCGAATTCACAAAGTGTGAAGACAACGGTGTCTATCCACAATAATGTTAGTAAACATGCTAGTATGATAACAACATCATCAAACAAGACTGTAAATCATAATAATGCGATTCAAagctctattaataaaaattctggGACATTTACATCTATACAAAGCAGTACAAATAAAACTGCTTCTACAGTTTGTGTGACAAATACTATTAGTAGTAAAACTTCAACAATGGTTTCAATGTCTAATGGAGTGTCTAATCAAAATGAAATAGGACAAAGACAAATCAGTGATATACCTACGCGGCGTAAAAGTACAAACTCGATAGTTCATGTTTCTGAAAGTACAACGCCTTTACGTCGAAAATCAATGGCAAGTGAAAGTGCAAGTACTGAGTACCATAGAAGAAAGTTGGTTTTGGATACAATACCGAATAACGGTAACACACACTAA
- the Su(z)12 gene encoding polycomb protein Su(z)12 isoform X1, whose amino-acid sequence MPPKKREKELDGQKGPRMDQIQADHELFLQAFEKPTQIYRFLRTRNQISPIFLYRNLTYMKQRMSRSHKSRRGFKIDMILEKLMSKNNQVENPGVRGYMTLTFLGFYDKKAEAPQDPVKVETLLLKICHKKRKDVSSPIMQVSVGTSEVPINPCENQPPPKAPTISIPNESFSLNNGHVAKTYMLLLRVYCTSNTGCLIHNCDLDEPAQKRRKSSTGSIKTGGEEVKLYGSELIVYDKHNRCLLTDGDYELGLQEVQTNVRSSPKKHSSWESVPDIKECGPFEVFSKGPTLKFRLNWTTEPSNGLVDRPAPIHPVPSGDNKENRSGNTGLERSSTNNNNSSTNNNNNHNNNNNNNTNNNNTNNNNTNNNNNNSSTLPTASPLNSSRMTTANEKTDTSMGTQQIVYQFLYNNNSRQQTEACEDLHCPWCSLDCGKLYSLLKHLKLCHSRFTFTYVPIPQGARIDVAINECYDGSYAGSPHELISQPSSVAFSRTGPTRRTSVTNILVCRPKRTKPSLSEFLELDENEFESQRPYITGHNRLYHHTVTCLPIYPKEMDIDSEGENDPKWLQTKTMMMIDDFTDVNEGEKELMKMWNLHVMKYGYVGDCQIPLACQMFLETKGKELLMKNLYRNFVLHMCSLFDFGLISPVILYQTIQKLQEIMKEGGEDSDIRKVLQKSHEAQVEKWINSGCHASSDTNKQISTSTKVNFNIDGTSSNARRKTSLPLGSPNSQSVKTTVSIHNNVSKHASMITTSSNKTVNHNNAIQSSINKNSGTFTSIQSSTNKTASTVCVTNTISSKTSTMVSMSNGVSNQNEIGQRQISDIPTRRKSTNSIVHVSESTTPLRRKSMASESASTEYHRRKLVLDTIPNNGNTH is encoded by the exons ATGCCGCCGAAAAAGCGGGAGAAAGAATTAGATGGCCAGAAGGGTCCTCGGATGGATCAAATACAAGCAGATCATGAGCTATTCCTACAGGCCTTCGAAA AACCAACCCAAATTTATCGATTTCTACGTACAAGAAACCAAATTTCA CCAATATTTCTATATAGAAATTTAACTTACATGAAGCAACGTATGTCTAGAAGCCATAAATCTCGACGGGGATTTAAAATTGACATGATATTGGAAAAATTAATGTCAAAAAATAATCAAGTGGAGAATCCAGGTGTCCGTGGATATATGACTCTTACTTTTCTAGGTTTTTATGATAAAAAag CTGAAGCACCACAGGATCCTGTAAAAGTAGAAAcattattattgaaaatttgTCATAAGAAACGAAAGGATGTGAGTTCGCCAATTATGCAG GTTTCTGTTGGTACAAGTGAAGTTCCAATTAATCCCTGTGAAAATCAACCTCCACCAAAAGCACCTACTATATCCATACCTAATGAGTCCTTCAGCTTAAACAATGGCCATGTAGCAAAGACTTATATGCTGTTACTTAGAGTTTATTGTACATCCAATACTGGCTGCCTTATACATAACTGTGATTTAGATG AACCAGCTCAGAAGCGTCGTAAATCCTCCACtggttcaattaaaactggagggGAAGAAGTAAAATTGTATGGTTCTGAACTCATAGTGTACGATAAACATAATCGATGTTTATTAACAGACGGAGATTATGAATTAGGTTTACAGGAAGTACAAACCAATGTTCGATCTAGCCCAAAGAAACACAGCTCTTGGGAGTCTGTACCTGACATCAAAGAATGTGGTCCTTTTGAAGTATTCAGCAAAGGACCAACATTAAAATTTAGACTTAATTGGACAACTGAACCAAGTAATGGTTTGGTAGATAGACCAGCTCCAATACATCCAGTACCAAGTGGTGATAACAAAGAAAATCGATCTGGAAACA CTGGTCTAGAACGTTCTTCCACAAATAACAATAATAGTAGtaccaataataataataatcataacaacaacaacaataataatactaataataataatactaataataataatactaataataataataataatagtagtacACTGCCAACAGCTAGTCCACTTAATTCTTCAAGAATGACAACAGCTAATGAAAAGACAGACACTTCAATGGGTACACAGCAAATAGTTTATCAATttctatataataataatagtcgTCAACAAACGGAAGCCTGTGAAGATTTACATTGTCCTTGGTGCTCTTTAGACTGTGGCAAACTTTATTCTCTTTTAAAGCACTTAAAATTATGTCATTCACGGTTTACATTCACGTATGTG CCGATTCCACAAGGTGCTCGTATAGATGTAGCAATAAACGAATGCTATGATGGTTCATATGCAGGTAGTCCACATGAATTGATTTCACAACCTTCTAGTGTAGCTTTCTCAAGGACAGGTCCAACAAGGCGCACAagtgtgacaaatattttagtatGTCGCCCAAAAAGGACTAAACCAAGCCTTTCTGAGTTTCTGGAACTTGATGAAAATGAGTTTGAAAGCCAAAGACCTTACATTACAGGACACAATAG GTTGTATCACCATACTGTCACGTGTTTACCCATATATCCAAAAGAAATGGATATAGATTCCGAAGGCGAGAACGATCCAAAGTGGTTGCAAACAAAAACAATGATGATGATTGACGATTTCACAGATGTGAACGAAGGAGAAAAAGAATTAATGAAAATGTGGAATCTACATGTCATGAAATATGGCTATGTAGGAGACTGTCAAATACCACTGGCGTGTCAGATGTTTCTAGAAACTAAAGGAAAGGAATTGCTCATGAAAAATTTATATCGTAATTTTGTTTTGCATATGTGCAGTTTGTTTGATTTTGGTCTGATCAGTCCAgtaattttatatcaaacaattCAAAAATTACAAGAGATTATGAAAGAAGGAGGCGAAGACAGTgatattcgaaaagttttacAAAAATCTCATGAAGCACAAGTTGAGAAATGGATTAATTCAGGTTGTCATGCATCTTCAGATACTAATAAGCAAATTAGTACAAGTACTAAAGTGAATTTTAATATCGATGGAACAAGTTCCAATGCAAGACGAAAAACTTCTTTACCGCTTGGTTCACCGAATTCACAAAGTGTGAAGACAACGGTGTCTATCCACAATAATGTTAGTAAACATGCTAGTATGATAACAACATCATCAAACAAGACTGTAAATCATAATAATGCGATTCAAagctctattaataaaaattctggGACATTTACATCTATACAAAGCAGTACAAATAAAACTGCTTCTACAGTTTGTGTGACAAATACTATTAGTAGTAAAACTTCAACAATGGTTTCAATGTCTAATGGAGTGTCTAATCAAAATGAAATAGGACAAAGACAAATCAGTGATATACCTACGCGGCGTAAAAGTACAAACTCGATAGTTCATGTTTCTGAAAGTACAACGCCTTTACGTCGAAAATCAATGGCAAGTGAAAGTGCAAGTACTGAGTACCATAGAAGAAAGTTGGTTTTGGATACAATACCGAATAACGGTAACACACACTAA
- the Su(z)12 gene encoding polycomb protein Su(z)12 isoform X2 codes for MARRVLGWIKYKQIMSYSYRPSKNQPKFIDFYVQETKFQSHKSRRGFKIDMILEKLMSKNNQVENPGVRGYMTLTFLGFYDKKAEAPQDPVKVETLLLKICHKKRKDVSSPIMQVSVGTSEVPINPCENQPPPKAPTISIPNESFSLNNGHVAKTYMLLLRVYCTSNTGCLIHNCDLDEPAQKRRKSSTGSIKTGGEEVKLYGSELIVYDKHNRCLLTDGDYELGLQEVQTNVRSSPKKHSSWESVPDIKECGPFEVFSKGPTLKFRLNWTTEPSNGLVDRPAPIHPVPSGDNKENRSGNTGLERSSTNNNNSSTNNNNNHNNNNNNNTNNNNTNNNNTNNNNNNSSTLPTASPLNSSRMTTANEKTDTSMGTQQIVYQFLYNNNSRQQTEACEDLHCPWCSLDCGKLYSLLKHLKLCHSRFTFTYVPIPQGARIDVAINECYDGSYAGSPHELISQPSSVAFSRTGPTRRTSVTNILVCRPKRTKPSLSEFLELDENEFESQRPYITGHNRLYHHTVTCLPIYPKEMDIDSEGENDPKWLQTKTMMMIDDFTDVNEGEKELMKMWNLHVMKYGYVGDCQIPLACQMFLETKGKELLMKNLYRNFVLHMCSLFDFGLISPVILYQTIQKLQEIMKEGGEDSDIRKVLQKSHEAQVEKWINSGCHASSDTNKQISTSTKVNFNIDGTSSNARRKTSLPLGSPNSQSVKTTVSIHNNVSKHASMITTSSNKTVNHNNAIQSSINKNSGTFTSIQSSTNKTASTVCVTNTISSKTSTMVSMSNGVSNQNEIGQRQISDIPTRRKSTNSIVHVSESTTPLRRKSMASESASTEYHRRKLVLDTIPNNGNTH; via the exons ATGGCCAGAAGGGTCCTCGGATGGATCAAATACAAGCAGATCATGAGCTATTCCTACAGGCCTTCGAAA AACCAACCCAAATTTATCGATTTCTACGTACAAGAAACCAAATTTCA AAGCCATAAATCTCGACGGGGATTTAAAATTGACATGATATTGGAAAAATTAATGTCAAAAAATAATCAAGTGGAGAATCCAGGTGTCCGTGGATATATGACTCTTACTTTTCTAGGTTTTTATGATAAAAAag CTGAAGCACCACAGGATCCTGTAAAAGTAGAAAcattattattgaaaatttgTCATAAGAAACGAAAGGATGTGAGTTCGCCAATTATGCAG GTTTCTGTTGGTACAAGTGAAGTTCCAATTAATCCCTGTGAAAATCAACCTCCACCAAAAGCACCTACTATATCCATACCTAATGAGTCCTTCAGCTTAAACAATGGCCATGTAGCAAAGACTTATATGCTGTTACTTAGAGTTTATTGTACATCCAATACTGGCTGCCTTATACATAACTGTGATTTAGATG AACCAGCTCAGAAGCGTCGTAAATCCTCCACtggttcaattaaaactggagggGAAGAAGTAAAATTGTATGGTTCTGAACTCATAGTGTACGATAAACATAATCGATGTTTATTAACAGACGGAGATTATGAATTAGGTTTACAGGAAGTACAAACCAATGTTCGATCTAGCCCAAAGAAACACAGCTCTTGGGAGTCTGTACCTGACATCAAAGAATGTGGTCCTTTTGAAGTATTCAGCAAAGGACCAACATTAAAATTTAGACTTAATTGGACAACTGAACCAAGTAATGGTTTGGTAGATAGACCAGCTCCAATACATCCAGTACCAAGTGGTGATAACAAAGAAAATCGATCTGGAAACA CTGGTCTAGAACGTTCTTCCACAAATAACAATAATAGTAGtaccaataataataataatcataacaacaacaacaataataatactaataataataatactaataataataatactaataataataataataatagtagtacACTGCCAACAGCTAGTCCACTTAATTCTTCAAGAATGACAACAGCTAATGAAAAGACAGACACTTCAATGGGTACACAGCAAATAGTTTATCAATttctatataataataatagtcgTCAACAAACGGAAGCCTGTGAAGATTTACATTGTCCTTGGTGCTCTTTAGACTGTGGCAAACTTTATTCTCTTTTAAAGCACTTAAAATTATGTCATTCACGGTTTACATTCACGTATGTG CCGATTCCACAAGGTGCTCGTATAGATGTAGCAATAAACGAATGCTATGATGGTTCATATGCAGGTAGTCCACATGAATTGATTTCACAACCTTCTAGTGTAGCTTTCTCAAGGACAGGTCCAACAAGGCGCACAagtgtgacaaatattttagtatGTCGCCCAAAAAGGACTAAACCAAGCCTTTCTGAGTTTCTGGAACTTGATGAAAATGAGTTTGAAAGCCAAAGACCTTACATTACAGGACACAATAG GTTGTATCACCATACTGTCACGTGTTTACCCATATATCCAAAAGAAATGGATATAGATTCCGAAGGCGAGAACGATCCAAAGTGGTTGCAAACAAAAACAATGATGATGATTGACGATTTCACAGATGTGAACGAAGGAGAAAAAGAATTAATGAAAATGTGGAATCTACATGTCATGAAATATGGCTATGTAGGAGACTGTCAAATACCACTGGCGTGTCAGATGTTTCTAGAAACTAAAGGAAAGGAATTGCTCATGAAAAATTTATATCGTAATTTTGTTTTGCATATGTGCAGTTTGTTTGATTTTGGTCTGATCAGTCCAgtaattttatatcaaacaattCAAAAATTACAAGAGATTATGAAAGAAGGAGGCGAAGACAGTgatattcgaaaagttttacAAAAATCTCATGAAGCACAAGTTGAGAAATGGATTAATTCAGGTTGTCATGCATCTTCAGATACTAATAAGCAAATTAGTACAAGTACTAAAGTGAATTTTAATATCGATGGAACAAGTTCCAATGCAAGACGAAAAACTTCTTTACCGCTTGGTTCACCGAATTCACAAAGTGTGAAGACAACGGTGTCTATCCACAATAATGTTAGTAAACATGCTAGTATGATAACAACATCATCAAACAAGACTGTAAATCATAATAATGCGATTCAAagctctattaataaaaattctggGACATTTACATCTATACAAAGCAGTACAAATAAAACTGCTTCTACAGTTTGTGTGACAAATACTATTAGTAGTAAAACTTCAACAATGGTTTCAATGTCTAATGGAGTGTCTAATCAAAATGAAATAGGACAAAGACAAATCAGTGATATACCTACGCGGCGTAAAAGTACAAACTCGATAGTTCATGTTTCTGAAAGTACAACGCCTTTACGTCGAAAATCAATGGCAAGTGAAAGTGCAAGTACTGAGTACCATAGAAGAAAGTTGGTTTTGGATACAATACCGAATAACGGTAACACACACTAA
- the Su(z)12 gene encoding polycomb protein Su(z)12 isoform X5 has protein sequence MILEKLMSKNNQVENPGVRGYMTLTFLGFYDKKAEAPQDPVKVETLLLKICHKKRKDVSSPIMQVSVGTSEVPINPCENQPPPKAPTISIPNESFSLNNGHVAKTYMLLLRVYCTSNTGCLIHNCDLDEPAQKRRKSSTGSIKTGGEEVKLYGSELIVYDKHNRCLLTDGDYELGLQEVQTNVRSSPKKHSSWESVPDIKECGPFEVFSKGPTLKFRLNWTTEPSNGLVDRPAPIHPVPSGDNKENRSGNTGLERSSTNNNNSSTNNNNNHNNNNNNNTNNNNTNNNNTNNNNNNSSTLPTASPLNSSRMTTANEKTDTSMGTQQIVYQFLYNNNSRQQTEACEDLHCPWCSLDCGKLYSLLKHLKLCHSRFTFTYVPIPQGARIDVAINECYDGSYAGSPHELISQPSSVAFSRTGPTRRTSVTNILVCRPKRTKPSLSEFLELDENEFESQRPYITGHNRLYHHTVTCLPIYPKEMDIDSEGENDPKWLQTKTMMMIDDFTDVNEGEKELMKMWNLHVMKYGYVGDCQIPLACQMFLETKGKELLMKNLYRNFVLHMCSLFDFGLISPVILYQTIQKLQEIMKEGGEDSDIRKVLQKSHEAQVEKWINSGCHASSDTNKQISTSTKVNFNIDGTSSNARRKTSLPLGSPNSQSVKTTVSIHNNVSKHASMITTSSNKTVNHNNAIQSSINKNSGTFTSIQSSTNKTASTVCVTNTISSKTSTMVSMSNGVSNQNEIGQRQISDIPTRRKSTNSIVHVSESTTPLRRKSMASESASTEYHRRKLVLDTIPNNGNTH, from the exons ATGATATTGGAAAAATTAATGTCAAAAAATAATCAAGTGGAGAATCCAGGTGTCCGTGGATATATGACTCTTACTTTTCTAGGTTTTTATGATAAAAAag CTGAAGCACCACAGGATCCTGTAAAAGTAGAAAcattattattgaaaatttgTCATAAGAAACGAAAGGATGTGAGTTCGCCAATTATGCAG GTTTCTGTTGGTACAAGTGAAGTTCCAATTAATCCCTGTGAAAATCAACCTCCACCAAAAGCACCTACTATATCCATACCTAATGAGTCCTTCAGCTTAAACAATGGCCATGTAGCAAAGACTTATATGCTGTTACTTAGAGTTTATTGTACATCCAATACTGGCTGCCTTATACATAACTGTGATTTAGATG AACCAGCTCAGAAGCGTCGTAAATCCTCCACtggttcaattaaaactggagggGAAGAAGTAAAATTGTATGGTTCTGAACTCATAGTGTACGATAAACATAATCGATGTTTATTAACAGACGGAGATTATGAATTAGGTTTACAGGAAGTACAAACCAATGTTCGATCTAGCCCAAAGAAACACAGCTCTTGGGAGTCTGTACCTGACATCAAAGAATGTGGTCCTTTTGAAGTATTCAGCAAAGGACCAACATTAAAATTTAGACTTAATTGGACAACTGAACCAAGTAATGGTTTGGTAGATAGACCAGCTCCAATACATCCAGTACCAAGTGGTGATAACAAAGAAAATCGATCTGGAAACA CTGGTCTAGAACGTTCTTCCACAAATAACAATAATAGTAGtaccaataataataataatcataacaacaacaacaataataatactaataataataatactaataataataatactaataataataataataatagtagtacACTGCCAACAGCTAGTCCACTTAATTCTTCAAGAATGACAACAGCTAATGAAAAGACAGACACTTCAATGGGTACACAGCAAATAGTTTATCAATttctatataataataatagtcgTCAACAAACGGAAGCCTGTGAAGATTTACATTGTCCTTGGTGCTCTTTAGACTGTGGCAAACTTTATTCTCTTTTAAAGCACTTAAAATTATGTCATTCACGGTTTACATTCACGTATGTG CCGATTCCACAAGGTGCTCGTATAGATGTAGCAATAAACGAATGCTATGATGGTTCATATGCAGGTAGTCCACATGAATTGATTTCACAACCTTCTAGTGTAGCTTTCTCAAGGACAGGTCCAACAAGGCGCACAagtgtgacaaatattttagtatGTCGCCCAAAAAGGACTAAACCAAGCCTTTCTGAGTTTCTGGAACTTGATGAAAATGAGTTTGAAAGCCAAAGACCTTACATTACAGGACACAATAG GTTGTATCACCATACTGTCACGTGTTTACCCATATATCCAAAAGAAATGGATATAGATTCCGAAGGCGAGAACGATCCAAAGTGGTTGCAAACAAAAACAATGATGATGATTGACGATTTCACAGATGTGAACGAAGGAGAAAAAGAATTAATGAAAATGTGGAATCTACATGTCATGAAATATGGCTATGTAGGAGACTGTCAAATACCACTGGCGTGTCAGATGTTTCTAGAAACTAAAGGAAAGGAATTGCTCATGAAAAATTTATATCGTAATTTTGTTTTGCATATGTGCAGTTTGTTTGATTTTGGTCTGATCAGTCCAgtaattttatatcaaacaattCAAAAATTACAAGAGATTATGAAAGAAGGAGGCGAAGACAGTgatattcgaaaagttttacAAAAATCTCATGAAGCACAAGTTGAGAAATGGATTAATTCAGGTTGTCATGCATCTTCAGATACTAATAAGCAAATTAGTACAAGTACTAAAGTGAATTTTAATATCGATGGAACAAGTTCCAATGCAAGACGAAAAACTTCTTTACCGCTTGGTTCACCGAATTCACAAAGTGTGAAGACAACGGTGTCTATCCACAATAATGTTAGTAAACATGCTAGTATGATAACAACATCATCAAACAAGACTGTAAATCATAATAATGCGATTCAAagctctattaataaaaattctggGACATTTACATCTATACAAAGCAGTACAAATAAAACTGCTTCTACAGTTTGTGTGACAAATACTATTAGTAGTAAAACTTCAACAATGGTTTCAATGTCTAATGGAGTGTCTAATCAAAATGAAATAGGACAAAGACAAATCAGTGATATACCTACGCGGCGTAAAAGTACAAACTCGATAGTTCATGTTTCTGAAAGTACAACGCCTTTACGTCGAAAATCAATGGCAAGTGAAAGTGCAAGTACTGAGTACCATAGAAGAAAGTTGGTTTTGGATACAATACCGAATAACGGTAACACACACTAA